The segment TTCGCCAACATTGCATTGTTAAATCACGTGCTGGGGTAGCGGCTATAAGGACACACCTGTCCTGTAAACAACTAACCAAAATCTAAAActgacccttaccttaaccctaaccctaaccaaacccttaaccctaaccataaactTAACCTAATTCGAACTAATTCtgaaattaaatatatttttgtatGTCAGGAGTGTCCATAAAGCCTTTTCCATGCTGTAGTGTAGACCAGTCAACAAAATAGTCTTATTTTTGAGCACAGAGAGGCAAAAATTACAGATATTGTATCAAGATAATAAGTCAAAATATTGATTTGAATATATATTTTCCCCTCCAGACTTCCAGCTACTCACTCCCACTGTTCCCCCTGAGCAGCAGAactgtgagcaggagtggagccccagtctggggcaggaggacccagaacccacacagattaaagaggaacaACAGGAGCTCAGACTCAGTCAGGAGGACTCACCTCAGCCCTCACATCTTTACCAAAACCAAACTGTGGATGACGGAGAGCGGGGCACTCTACCTATCATCATAATTGAAGAGGTCAAAACAGAACCTGATGGAGAGTGCTACAGAGTACCAGAACCAACTAGTGATCAGCCCTTCTCAGTTCATCCAGACTGCTCTGCTGCAGTGGAGAAACCATATCAGTGTAAACAATGTGGCAACAGCTTCACATGTAAGGGTCACTTGACCATCCAttcaaggacacacacaggagagaaatcttatcTGTGCAAACAATGTGGCAAACGCTTCATGCAGAAGGGCGATTTGGACAGGCATGCAAgggtacacacaggagagaatccatATCAGTGCAAACAATGTGGCAAAAGGTTTAGCCAGAAGGGAAGCTTTGACAGTCCATTcaaggatacacacaggagagagaccatATTCGTGCAAAGACTGTGACAAAGCCTTCAACCAGAAGATAGAATTGACATTGCATATGACAGCTCATACAGGGGAGAGACCATATAGCTGTCCTGTATGCAGGAAAAGTTACATCACATTAAGCTATTTAAGACGTCATCAGCGTgttcacacaggggagaaaccttacCAGTGCAAAGAATGTGACAAATGCTTTGGTTATAAACATCGCCTAACATCACATATGAGCACTCATACTAAAGGGCTTGAATAATATTACTGCACTGAGTGCTGCAAAAGCTTCAGCCTGAAAGTAATTGTGAATAATTATGTTCTGTTTTCTGGCAAATGACAACAGAACAAATTGTGTAATGTGTGTGGAGGGAAAAGCATCAGTCAGGATCAGATTTGTTAGCTGAATCTAGCTCTCACTTTCAGGGACCGACCCTCCAGGACACTGCTGGCTTCAGGAAGCCCTCACCACTGTGTTTAGCACAGAGCACACACGCCTGTTCTCCGTATACACAAATTACAATGGTATGAAAGAACAGTGACCTCACCTTCACCAAATACCTGCATGTGGACGGCATGGCTCTGGTTTCTTGCCTGGAGGCAAATCCAGCTCAAGTTTCTCCCAGTTAATTGATGGCCTTGTGACATGGTTTGACAATAGCTTAATTGACGTCAATTTCACCAAGACTAAAGAACTATGCCTTGGTGGTAAGATGCGGAATAACGGGAGCCCCTCTCTCGAAAGAGAGCGCATGTCACCATGAAAGGACAGGACGTGGAGTAAGACACCGATTTTAAATACCTGGGGACGATTTTAGACCACAAACCCAACTTCCAGGAAAACACTGACCTCATTTACAAGAAGGCAAGGCAGCGTCTCTTCCTACTTAGGAAGCTAATACGTTTGaatgcaagcaaacacacactacCATGGTGTAAAGATACCTGATCAAGAGTGTTCTCACCTTCAACATCTCCACCTGTTATGGGAACCTCTCGTTCAGGGACAGGAGTAAACTGGCACAAGTTGTCAATCAGGCCAGCAAAATAGTCAGCAGCAAAACAGCCACAACTCCAAGAACTGTACACACAGAACATTACAAGGAAAGCACTGCATGTATCCTTCCAAATGCTGCCGTCCGGTCAGAGACTAAAGGTAACACTCGCACGGTAGAATGGCTGGAGAAATCCCCTCCGCAGTGACAATTCTAAATAAGACTCTGATGAACTGACATGTTAAATGCTTTGTGCAATGTTTGTTTTGTCTGTTTTCATCATTTTAATGCAAGCCAGAGCGCCAAAGACACGTCCATTCTGTGCAAACTTAATGGACAACAATGTTTTCTAATCTCATCTTTCTAAACAACAGGAGTTCTTATTAAATTGTTTAACAATGACATACAGGACATTTGGGGCATTATCATATATGTTTTGACAGCTGCATGTTAGAATATTGATGTAGCCTATCACATTTGTTTTGACATAATGCAGCAAACAAACTACCTTTCCagtttaaccccctagagtccaTTGAAGCAGCGGTGCGTCAatataagtaacataataaaaaaataacccATAAAAATCTGATTTATCGTATTTATTTATTGGAATGCGTCTCAatccgcctatgtcgcacttccgcatctgcggtgaaaggtggcagagctagagcggtgtttgtcagaccatgagacatcacgaaaatcggtcttctcacgaaaacatcaATATCGGTGTAAACAATGTGGCAACAGCTTCACATGTAAGGGACACTTGACCATCCATTCAAggatacacacaggggagagatCATATCAGTGTAGAGACTGTGGCAAAGCCTTCAACCAGAAGATACAATTCACATTGCATATGagagttcaaatcaaattgtattggtcacatacacatatttatcagatgttattgcgggtgtagcgaaatgcttgtgttcctagctccaacagtgcagtagtatcatACAGGGGTGAGAACATATATAGTAGCTGTCCTGTATGCAGGAAAATTGACATCGCAttaaggtacactacatgaccaaaagtatgtggacacctgctcgtcgaacatctcattccaaaatcatgggcattaatatggagttggtcctcccctttgctgctataacagcctccactcttctaggaaggctttccactagatgttggaacattgctgcggggacttgcttccattcagccacaaaagcaatagtgaggttgggcactaatgttggacgattaggcctgactcgcagtcagcgttccaattcatcccaaaagtgttcgatggggttgatgtcagggctctgtgcaggccattcgagttcttccacatcgatctcgacaaaacatttatgtatggacctcgctttgtgcacgggggcattgtcatgctgaaacaggaaaggaccttccccaaactgttgccacaaagttggaagcacagaatcgtctagaatgtcattttatcctgtagcgttaagatttcccttcactggatctaaggggcctagcccgaaccatgaaaattgacagaaatttgacaaactgacttgttggaaaggtggcatcctatgacggtgccacattgaaagtaactgagctcttcagtaaagccattctactgccaatgtttgtctatggtgattgcatggctgtgttcgattttatacacctgtcagcaacgggtgtggctgaaatagccaaatccactaatttgaaggggtgtccacatacttttatatataaactcagcaataaaataaacgtcctctcactgtcaaccgcgtttattttcagcaaacttaacatgtgtaaatatttgtatgaacataacaagattcaacaactgacacaaactgaacaagttccacagacatgtgactaacataaatggaataatgtgtccctgaacaaagggggggtcaaaatcaaaagtaacagtcagtatctggtgtggccaccagctgcattaagtactgcagtgcatctccttctcatggactgcaccagatttgccagttcttgctgtgagatgttaccccactcttccaccaaggcacctgcaagttccctgacatttctgggggaatggccctagccctcactctccgatccaacaggtcccagacgtgctcaatgggattgagatctgggctcttcgctggccatggcagaacactgacattcctgtcttgcaggaaatcacgcacagaacgagcagaatggctggtggcattgtcatgctggaggttcatgtcaggatgagcctgcaggaagggtcccacatgagggaggaggatgtcttccctgtaacgcacggcgttgagattgcctgcaatgacaacaagctcattccgatgatgctgtgacacaccgccccagaccatgatggaccctccacctccaaatcgatcccgctccagagtacaggcctcggcgataaacgcgaatccgaccatcacccctggtgagacaaaactgtgactcgtcagtgaagagcacttttttccAGTCCtctctggtccagcgacggtgggtttgtgcccataggcgacgttgttgccggtgatgtaaggcaggtcctcgccagacaacaggcctacaagccctcagtccagcctctctcagcctattgcggacagtctgagcactgatggagggattgtgcgttcctggtgtaactcgggcagttgttgttgccatcctgtacctgtcccgcaggtgtgatgttcggatgtaccgatcctgtgcaggtgttgttacacgtaatctgccactgcgaggacgatcagctgtctgtcctgtctacctgtagcgctgtcttggcgtctcacagtacggacattgcaatttattgccctggccacatcatGCCTCCTtgtagcatgcctaaggcacgttcacgcagatgagcagggtccctgggcatctttcttttggtgtttttcagagtcagtagaaaggcctctttagtgtcctaagttttcataactgtgaccttaattgcctaccgtctgtaagctgttagtgtcttaatgaccgttccacaggtgcatgttcattaattgtttatggttcattgaacaagcatgggaaacagtgtttaaaccctttacaatgaagatctgtgaagttatttggatttttactaattatctttgaaagacagggtcctgaaaaagggacgttttttTTTGCTAAGTTTATATAGTGTATCTAAGATGTCATCAGCGTGTTCACATGGGATAAATCTTACCagtgcaaagaatgtggcaaatgcTTTAGTTTGAAAGGAAACTTGAAGTCTCATATGAGCACTCATAAGAGGATACATAAAATCTTCAACCTGAAGTGAATCTGAAGTTTAAACAATAAATTCATACTTTGTCATTGTGAATTTCTTGACACATCCAACTTGTGAATAAGTTTTACATTCTGTTTTCTGGAAATTGATAACAGAACAAATTGTGTCATTTGTGGATGGGAAAGCATCAGTCATTATCAGATTGGTAAACTGAATCTAGCTCTCACTTTCAGGGACCTCCCCTCCAGGACACTGCTGGCTTCAGGAAGCCCTCACCACTGTATCTACCACAGAGCACACACGCCTGTTCTCCGTATACACAAATGAAATGGCATGCAAAAACAATGACCTCACTCAAATATGCAGACGACATGGCTCTTGTTGCTTGCCTTGAGGGCATTTTAAACTTCTCCCAGTTAATTGATGGCCCCCTGACATGGTTTGACAATGTTTGACGTGCTCCAAGACGTCAGGTGGCGCTAATGTAATGCAGTCTCTTTTACACTGTCCACGGTTGGTGAAAACACATCACGTGACGTTGTTTTTACAAAGGTACCAAGTACCGTAAACACGCTAGGCTGAAGCAGATAAAACAAACAGCTAGATTTTCATTGCCTTCGCCAATATGTCCAAACTACAGTTGCTGAATGTGTTCGTCACGGAGCGTTTGTCGGCGGCTGCTGCGGAGATATTCGAGGCCGTAGAGAAGACCATAGCAGAgtatcaggaagaaatattccgTTCAGCAGAGGAGAACGAGCGTCTACGGAGGGAGATGGACATGGTTATTAAACAAGATATAAAGTTACACAGAACAGGTCTGTAGCGAGTTAACGTTAGAGTTGTAACAATATTTTACTTGTAGAATAATGTTGCTAGACAATGTATGAGGCACGTTTTGCTATTCGCTCCCTGAACGCAACTCAGAGGAGTAATCATTAGTACATTTGAACAAATTCCGGTAGGTCCCTtcccgttccgtttgcttccgtttaagaaacgttttgcaacagaatcggtgtAATGAATAAACCCCTGGTTTGCCAACATTGCTTTATTGAATCAGGTGCTGTAGTGTAGACCAGGGGTTGCGTTCAGTACGACAGAAAGGAGTGCAACGTTGAATTAAATGGAAACGGAACGACTAGTTGAATTATGGCGGCTCAGAGGGCAGTTACCATAGTGATGCAGGACTTTTTGCGATTTCAGACTGAGGGGATTCGGTTGAACCGGTAGCCCGGCCGGTGAGGGAGGCACGCCCTACTAAAATCTAATGGTAATCTGCGCTGCTCGGTCATATtgtcaacattttacatttacattttagtcatttagcagacgctcttatccagagcgatttacagttagtgagtgcatagattatttttattttttcatactggacccccgtgggaatcaaacccacaaccctggcgttgcaaacgccatgctctaccaactgagctacatccctgcaacAATGGAGCATTCAGAAACATACATCTCTTCTCCATAAAATATATGTtcgaattttcaaactagttttcattgggaaggcagataaatcgtttttatccaaagcaatcACTTATGCATGTCAaaacagaatcctactcattactccacgtgcTTAACCTACATTACTTTTGTTTTGAGGCAACTTTGCTCATCGGCCAGAATGGGACACCTGGCTCACgcccgggaggcagcccggttccaaattGAATGCAATCAACGTAAAACCCGTTTCACCAGGAGCATGCATCGAATCCCCTCATGGTCACACCCGTATGTATCAGGCAATACCGCCTAGCGGTTCGTTTGAAAGTTTTCTACGTTGCGGAACGGTTTGTCTTGtacgttcttgaacagactttgagatACGTTTGTTCTGTTCGGTGGGTGTGCcggggtgtggcttgaagcaataagtgacgtatttaaagggcagcggtgcattttgaacccacaacccaaccTTTTTCCATTCAATTGAACGTTCAGCATCGTTTCCGTTCAATTTAACATTAATTTACGTTTTTATGTACTGAACGCAACCCAGGCAGAAGAACTGCCACAGGCGCTTTTAAGAACTAGCACAGACCTCGAACAAAGTTGTTTTTCTACTAATTTTGGAAAAACTTCAATTTGGGCTCAGAATACTTTCCGCTTCTTATATCGCCCCACATTTACTCCAGTTACTGTGTTTGGGGAGAATCAGTAATATTCAGTCACATCCTATGGCTGTCTCATAGTCACCAATGCGATATCAGCTGAACAGACAGTTGATCTTTTGCATTGAAGTATATGGCTACCACTGTAAGTAGACACTGTTTCAGAATTCGTGGGCAGTGCAGCATAGGTTCGAGAAAAAGTCAATGCAAAACAGGCCCTATTAAATTCAAACGATATGTTTACAGGTCCACAGCAATTTGCAATTGTTGTCTTTCATAACCTTTTTGTCTGTCAGTTTCGGTCAGATTCTATGGCTCTTTCATAGTCACCAATGCGATAACAGCTGgatctggggcctcatttataaactgCGGGTACTTGCAAAATATACCACAAAACATGCGTGCACTAGTTTTCACATaaaagttggcatttataaaaactgaaGTTGACGTGAAAATGAGCTCACCTTCccgcaaactttagaccatgcgtacgcacactttctagtggttgaagtattgcattgCAAGTAGATTAGTATTTTGTGGAAAAGGGGCATATGATGGACACGCTTATTCATAACAATAAACCGGTTAATAACAAGATGCAATAATTTTTCATTAGTGAGGAGAGAAAGTCTATTTAGTTTAACTTttaaaataattagaaataggtacagtggggaaaaaaagtatttagtcagccatcaattgtgcaagttctcccacttaaaaagatgagagaggcctgtaattttcatcataggtacacgtcaactatgacagacaaaatgagaaaaaaaaatcaagaaaatcacattgtaggatttttaatgaatttatttgcaaattatggtggaaaataagtatttggtcaataacaaaagtttctcaatactttgttatataccctttgttggcaatgacacaggtcaaacgttttctgtaagtcttcacaaggttttcacacactgttgctggtattttggcccattcctccatgcagatctcctctagaccagtgatgttttggggctgtcgctgggcaacacggactttcaactccctcaacgattttctatggggttgagacctggagactggctaggccactccaggaccttgaaatgcttcttacgaagccactccttcgttgcccgggcgatgtgtttgggatcattgtcatgctgaaagacccagccacgtttcatcttcaatgcccttgctgttggaaggaggttttcactcaaaatctcacgatacatggccccattcattctttcct is part of the Coregonus clupeaformis isolate EN_2021a chromosome 28, ASM2061545v1, whole genome shotgun sequence genome and harbors:
- the LOC121543319 gene encoding zinc finger protein 567 yields the protein MSKLQLLNVFVTERLSAAAVEIFGAVEKTIAEYQEEICRSAEANERLRRQLDMVSKPQKTLHRADFQLLTPTVPPEQQNCEQEWSPSLGQEDPEPTQIKEEQQELRLSQEDSPQPSHLYQNQTVDDGERGTLPIIIIEEVKTEPDGECYRVPEPTSDQPFSVHPDCSAAVEKPYQCKQCGNSFTCKGHLTIHSRTHTGEKSYLCKQCGKRFMQKGDLDRHARVHTGENPYQCKQCGKRFSQKGSFDSPFKDTHRRETIFVQRL